The Engystomops pustulosus chromosome 4, aEngPut4.maternal, whole genome shotgun sequence genome contains a region encoding:
- the TRMU gene encoding mitochondrial tRNA-specific 2-thiouridylase 1, with translation MQVVRHVVCAMSGGVDSAVSALLLRRRGYQVTGVFMNNWDVVDEHGMCSAEKDCEDAYRVCQKLDIPFHQVSYVKEYWHEVFSYFLNEYEKGRTPNPDVLCNKHIKFNHFLNYAIDNLGADAIATGHYARTSHEDEDIFQNQYLKSSQTLFRNRFEIRNNVKLLQAADFFKDQTFFLSQISQCALRKTLFPLGGLTKDFVKKIAAEAGFHHVLKRKESMGICFIGERNFEKFILEYLEPQPGNFVSIEDGKILGTHKGWFLFTLGQRARIGGLRDPWFVVDKDVATGDIFVAPCTDHPALFRDLLRTDRMHWIAEEPPAELVNNKMMDCHFRFQHQMALVPCVLTLNQDGTVWATLAKPIRALTPGQFAVFYKGEECLGSGKILRLGPSLYTLQMGQDRVKSAATVTDLDPLT, from the exons ATGCAGGTGGTGCGGCACGTAGTGTGCGCCATGTCAGGCGGGGTGGACAGCGCAGTGAGCGCTCTGCTGCTGCGGAGGAGAG GTTACCAGGTAACTGGTGTCTTTATGAACAATTGGGATGTGGTGGACGAACATGGCATGTGCAGTGCAGAGAAAGACTGTGAGGATGCCTACCGAGTCTGCCAGAAGCTGGATATTCCCTTCCACCAGGTGTCCTATGTGAAGGAGTACTGGCATGAGGTTTTTAG TTATTTCCTGAATGAGTATGAGAAAGGAAGGACCCCGAATCCAGATGTGTTGTGCAACAAGCATATCAAGTTTAACCACTTCCTAAACTATGCCATTGATAACTTGG GGGCTGATGCCATAGCCACTGGACATTATGCAAGAACCTCACACGAGGATGAAGACATATTTCAAAACCAATATTTAAAGAGTTCACAGACTCTGTTTAGGAACAGATTTGAAATAAGAAACA ATGTAAAGCTTCTTCAGGCTGCAGACTTCTTCAAGGACCAGACATTCTTCCTCAGTCAGATATCACAATGTGCATTAAGAAAGACCTTATTCCCACTTGGGGGATTGACAAAAGACTTTGTAAAGAAAATTGCAGCTGAAGCTGGATTTCATCATGTGTTGAAGAGGAAAGAG AGCATGGGGATCTGCTTCATTGGTGaaagaaattttgaaaaattcatcCTTGAG TATCTCGAGCCCCAGCCTGGAAATTTTGTCTCAATTGAAGATGGTAAAATCTTGGGCACACACAAag GTTGGTTTCTGTTCACTTTGGGCCAGAGGGCAAGGATAGGCGGCCTAAGAGATCCGTGGTTTGTGGTTGATAAGGATGTTGCCACAGGTGATATCTTTGTG GCTCCATGTACAGATCACCCAGCCTTGTTCAGGGACCTACTGCGGACCGACAGAATGCATTGGattgcagaggagcctcctgcaGAGCTGGTGAATAACAAAATGATGGACTGTCATTTTAGATTTCAACACCAGATGGCACTTG TGCCATGTGTACTAACGTTAAATCAGGATGGCACAGTTTGGGCCACACTGGCGAAACCAATACGCGCTCTTACACCTGGACAG TTTGCAGTTTTCTACAAAGGTGAGGAATGTCTTGGAAGTGGTAAAATTCTGAGGCTGGGTCCCTCTCTGTATACTTTACAAATGGGCCAAGATAGAGTGAAATCTGCTGCAACAGTAACAGATCTGGATCCATTGACCTGA